A region of Curvibacter sp. AEP1-3 DNA encodes the following proteins:
- the urtC gene encoding urea ABC transporter permease subunit UrtC, with translation MSNISLPTPQPLLTRAGWAAWLAALIVLCALVPVLNLMVPAGSALHLSDFAVALTAKIMCYSICALAMGLIWGYTGILSLGHGLFFALGGYAMGMYLMRQIGLDGNYKSNLPDFMVFLDWKELPWHWALSGSFGATLFLVVAVPGLVAFVFGYFAFRSRIKGVYFSIITQAMTFAAMLLFFRNETGFGGNNGFTDFKRILDIPIATTSMRMTLFVMTSVTLLLFFLLARWLVGSKFGRVLQAVRDAESRVMFSGYSTLGYKLTIWTISAMMCGVAGALYVPQVGIINPSEMSPANSIEIAIWAAVGGRATLIGPIVGAFLVNGAKSWLTVTYPEFWLYFLGALFIGVTLFLPDGVVGLIKKLKGGKA, from the coding sequence ATGAGCAACATTTCCTTACCCACTCCGCAACCTTTGCTGACGCGCGCCGGTTGGGCCGCATGGTTGGCTGCGCTGATTGTCTTGTGCGCCCTGGTGCCGGTACTGAACCTGATGGTGCCTGCGGGCAGTGCCCTGCACCTGAGCGATTTTGCGGTGGCACTCACGGCCAAGATCATGTGCTATTCCATTTGCGCACTCGCCATGGGCCTCATCTGGGGCTACACCGGCATCCTGAGTCTGGGCCACGGCCTGTTCTTCGCGCTGGGCGGCTATGCCATGGGCATGTACCTGATGCGTCAGATCGGGCTGGATGGCAACTACAAAAGCAATTTGCCGGACTTCATGGTGTTCCTGGACTGGAAAGAATTGCCTTGGCATTGGGCGTTGTCCGGCAGCTTCGGTGCCACGCTGTTTTTGGTAGTGGCCGTGCCGGGGCTGGTGGCCTTTGTGTTCGGCTACTTTGCCTTCCGCTCGCGCATCAAGGGGGTTTACTTTTCCATCATCACCCAGGCGATGACATTTGCGGCCATGTTGCTCTTCTTCCGCAATGAAACCGGCTTTGGTGGCAACAACGGCTTCACTGACTTCAAGCGAATTCTGGACATCCCGATTGCCACCACCAGCATGCGCATGACCTTGTTCGTCATGACTTCGGTGACTTTGCTGCTGTTCTTCCTGCTGGCCCGCTGGCTGGTGGGCAGCAAGTTCGGCAGGGTGTTGCAGGCGGTGCGGGATGCGGAGAGCCGCGTCATGTTCAGCGGCTATTCCACGCTGGGCTACAAGCTCACCATCTGGACCATCTCGGCCATGATGTGCGGCGTGGCCGGCGCGCTCTATGTGCCTCAGGTCGGCATCATCAACCCGAGTGAGATGAGCCCGGCCAACTCGATTGAGATTGCCATCTGGGCCGCTGTGGGTGGGCGGGCGACGCTGATCGGGCCCATCGTGGGGGCCTTCTTGGTCAACGGTGCCAAGAGCTGGCTCACGGTGACTTACCCTGAGTTCTGGCTCTATTTCCTCGGTGCGCTCTTCATTGGTGTCACCTTGTTCCTGCCCGACGGCGTGGTGGGATTGATCAAGAAACTGAAGGGAGGGAAAGCATGA